cccttctccctacATTCTGTGTGGTAGGGGTCAAAGCATCCACTTGCCCGCGTGCTCAGTCGTCCAGGCTTcttatctaaagaaaacaaattctctgcgcttctcctcagccttggggtctccaattagccaaacacactgtctctgtttaagtctgtaaaatatgcagctcCCCCATTGCCCTCaaaacaggctcctgcaagctcCTCACCCCCAGTCCCAGAGCACTCGGAATTGTCtaacacagatcacagaatcaccagtatATTCATAGCACACACCAACAGCCCTGCAGCGTCCAACATGCTTCTTCTGGCtctttggtgccatgggcagcaCCTTGACAAATGTCCATTCAGCTGGGCCAAGCAGGACTGCTGGGAAACAATGGAAAGTGTCTTGGGGagctcctccaccagctccctcagtagccttgcctgcctccctccagccccacagacctGGGTGTGTCTCACTGGAGCTCCTTCCTGACCATTTCCCCTTGGAGAAGACAAAGGCActtctgctgtgcagaagcagcagcaatcctACTTGGCTTTGCCCTCTCTCATTTGCTCCCTTCAGAAGCTCACAAAGCCCTTGGAGTCCTCCTGGGTTCCCTGCTTTGGCATCCACAGGTCAGGAACTCTTCTCTTGtggagctccagccccagctctctgtgcagccagcctgccctaccccagggccttctctttctccaggaagtcttcaagaaacctgtgcacatggcactttggcacGTGCTTTAATGCCCATGGTGGGGCTAGGGCAATGCTTGCACTTGATgctcttagaggtcctttccaatccaaacaattctctgattctggcaCTCTAtgacctgctgctgagccaccaaGAGGTCCTGCTTGAAGACTGTCTGGTCAGGCCtgctcatcctggactcctgtgCCCTTCAGGATGGCCTCCCAAGATACTTTGTCAAGCAGGTTActaaacaaggccaagtgtgtCCTCTGCAAGTCcaaggtggcagagctgctgacctCACTGCTTACTCCTctcagaacagaaggctccagcatAGAGGAACTGCTGTGCCCAAGAGGgcctccaggctccagctcacacccagctccctctttGCTCACAGAcaacagggccagaggagctgtTGCTGGGCCGCAGGAAATGAGACCCCCAGCCACAAGGCAgccacaaaccacagcagcccagggccacgCCGTGAGCTCACTGCTGACAccccacctctgctgggctgggctcacctctgctgccagccctgccagcataaaGCCGGCCCAGCGCCTCTCTCCCTCACAGACGCCTCCTGACGCCTTCTCCTGCGCTCGGCTCCCTCCACCAGGtcagcctccagcccctcaccctccttctgctgccccaaagGCCATCTCTCTCACAGCCCTGCGCTCCCTCCacaccctctctctcttccagggCCCCTCCACCCCACACCCATGGCCTGCTACGACCGCTGCCGCCCCTGCGGACCCACCCCgctggccaacagctgcaacGAGCCCTGCGCCTTGCAGTGCCAGGACTCCCGCGTCTTCATCCAGCCTTCCCCCGTGCTGGTCACCCTGCCAGGACCCatcctcacctccttcccccagagcaCCGCTGTCGGATCCtcctcaggggctgccctgggcaccgagCTCAACGCCCAGGGACAGCCCATCTCCTCCGGCGCCTTCGGCAACGGCTACGGCTACGGCTTGGCTGGCCTGGGCTATGGCTGCGGCGCCGCAAGAGGCTGCTACCCCTGCTGAGGGCCCTGCACACCCCCCCTgacaccacacacagcctgcaacagctcctgcagcacaagccccTGGCCTGATGTTCGCCCTGCTTGCCCCTCACACCGCCTCCCTTCCTGgcccttgctgctcctgcctctgccctctgctttgccctcaaTAAACTTCTCCTGCACACCAGACCCACATGCGTCATctcaatttcttcccccaggcctctgccagcctcacagGGGTAAATGTCTGAGCTCAAGAGGCCATGGGGGTGGGTTGGAAAAGGGCCACAAGTTCTCTCCTTGGTGCTCTGTCCTGAACAACAGCTCCTcaggacagcacagcagagctgacatGAGGACACAGAAGCTCTGCCCTTTCCCATAGAGatgcctggcctcagagcatcGACGCAGCCTGTGCTGACCGCTGTGTAGAATCCTCCTACTCTCATGCTGGTCTGCATTCCTACTGATGttggtgttgtctgcagatACACAGAGAGTGCCCTCAATGCCTGCACTCTGAAAAGCATAGAGTTACCAAAGAGCTCTGCCCccatggctgagctctgcagaacaccacttgtcaAGAGCCACCACCTGGAATCACCTCCATCCACCGCCAccctttgggcctggccattcTGCCAGTTTGTTACCCAGTGCAGAGGAGACACgtccaaggcagcagcagcctggttcTCTACAAGGGTGCTGTGGGTAATGGTGTCAGAGACTTTGCTGAAATTCAGATGAAAgccatccccagctgctcccttttTCACTCTCTGGATCACTTTCTCACACAAAGGATCCTGTCACCCATTCAGGACTTGACTTTCAAGAGGCCTTGCTGAACAGGGCCTGATCTCCTCCTTGTTCTCTACATTGCCTTCCATAAAGTTCTCCTGCACACCAGCCTTAGGTGtctgctctgcctttcttttACCAAGTGGAATGGGTTgcggcagaccccctccccaccacgcgcagaaaaaacgactcagacaaacaatTGCAAGAGTAGTGGTGTGTTTAAATAGggaacagtgagtgtgtacaaaaagggaaacatagtgacaagaaagaaaccaaaataaacccagtaagaccccaaccccacctgagtgTGCACCCagaaccccccagggctcctccttcccctccctactactaggctggtctcagctggccagatatgagcctgcccatccccccgtggccttgggcctaagtCAGgtccatggccgggagatctctcccctagttaccaagtctcagagagggaaggaaagaggaagtgccagaccccaccgcaaaatttatagtggtgc
This genomic window from Dryobates pubescens isolate bDryPub1 chromosome 23, bDryPub1.pri, whole genome shotgun sequence contains:
- the LOC128898398 gene encoding feather beta keratin-like, giving the protein MACYDRCRPCGPTPLANSCNEPCALQCQDSRVFIQPSPVLVTLPGPILTSFPQSTAVGSSSGAALGTELNAQGQPISSGAFGNGYGYGLAGLGYGCGAARGCYPC